A single genomic interval of Spinacia oleracea cultivar Varoflay chromosome 6, BTI_SOV_V1, whole genome shotgun sequence harbors:
- the LOC110785874 gene encoding neutral/alkaline invertase 3, chloroplastic gives MGTAEGFLHLLSGPTLWHPTLQSDFVLKPHLSYSACTKRLKGLRGKRNLWEMDGYYRRINYVNVPPRRSCNVNCLSSDGLNGPLFSGEGDKLKPNLADINAIPHASEFISSEKLAAASAKSEKVLRVKADSLEDEAWELLRESIVYYCGTPVGTIAANDPTSTSILNYDHVFIRDFVPSAIAFLLKGEFEIVRNFILHTLQLQSWEKTIDCHSPGQGLMPASFKVRTIILDSDDSATEEVLDPDFGEAAIGRVAPVDSGLWWIILLRAYGKCSGDLSLQERVDVQTGMKMILKLCLADGFDMFPTLLVTDGSCMIDRRMGIHGHPLEIQALFYSALLGAREMLTTEDGSADLVRALNSRLFALSFHIREYYWIDMRKLNEIYRYKTEEYSFDAVNKFNIYPDQIPPWLAEWMPEKGGYLIGNLQPAHMDFRFFSLGNLWSIVSSLATSNESHAILDFIEAKWVDLVADMPFKICYPALEDQEWRIVTGGDPKNTPWSYHNAGSWPTLLWQLTVACIKMDRPEIAEKAVKIAEQRISRDRWPEYYDTKGARFIGKQARLFQTWSIAGYLVAKLLLDQPNKAKILINEEDSELVDAFSSLSANSRGRKRSRKGFKKSYII, from the exons ATGGGTACTGCAGAAGGGTTTCTGCATCTACTTTCTGGGCCAACACTTTGGCATCCTACTCTTCAATCTGATTTTGTTCTTAAACCCCATTTGAGCTATTCAGCATGTACTAAAAGGTTAAAGGGTTTAAGGGGGAAGAGAAATCTATGGGAAATGGACGGTTATTATAGGAGGATAAACTATGTTAATGTTCCTCCTAGGAGAAGTTGTAATGTTAATTGTTTGAGCTCGGATGGTTTAAATGGACCCTTGTTTTCCGGTGAGGGTGATAAGTTAAAACCAAATTTGGCTGATATAAATGCCATTCCACATGCTAGTGAATTCATATCCAGTGAAAAATTGGCTGCTGCATCAGCAAAAAGTGAGAAAGTTTTGAGGGTTAAAGCGGATTCACTAGAGGATGAAGCGTGGGAGTTGCTTAGAGAGTCTATTGTTTACTATTGTGGTACCCCAGTGGGAACAATTGCCGCTAATGATCCGACCTCCACTAGTATTCTGAACTATGACCATGTCTTCATCCGTGATTTTGTACCTTCTGCAATAGCATTCCTTTTGAAAGGCGAGTTTGAGATTGTTCGAAACTTCATCCTTCACACCCTTCAATTGCAG AGCTGGGAGAAAACCATTGATTGCCACAGTCCAGGACAAGGGTTGATGCCGGCCAGCTTTAAAGTGCGAACTATTATCCTGGATAGCGATGATTCTGCAACTGAAGAAGTACTAGATCCTGATTTTGGCGAGGCAGCAATTGGCCGTGTTGCTCCAGTTGACTCTG GACTTTGGTGGATTATACTGTTGCGAGCGTATGGGAAATGCTCCGGAGATCTTTCATTACAAGAAAGGGTTGATGTTCAGACTGGGATGAAAATGATTTTGAAACTATGTCTTGCTGATGGTTTTGACATGTTTCCAACTCTACTGGTCACTGATGGCTCATGCATGATAGATCGTCGTATGGGAATTCACGGCCACCCCCTTGAAATTCAG GCACTGTTTTATTCAGCATTGCTGGGTGCACGTGAGATGCTGACTACTGAAGATGGATCAGCTGACCTTGTAAGAGCGCTTAACAGTAGGCTGTTTGCGCTATCATTCCACATCAGGGAGTACTACTGGATTGATATGAGGAAACTGAATGAAATTTACCGTTACAAAACGGAAGAGTATTCCTTTGATGCAGTAAACAAGTTTAATATCTACCCTGATCAAATACCACCGTGGTTAGCAGAGTGGATGCCTGAAAAAGGTGGGTATCTGATAGGAAACCTGCAACCTGCTCACATGGATTTCAGATTCTTCTCACTCGGAAACTTGTGGTCTATAGTAAGCAGTCTGGCAACATCAAATGAATCACATGCCATTTTAGATTTTATTGAAGCAAAGTGGGTTGATTTAGTGGCAGATATGCCCTTCAAAATTTGTTACCCTGCCCTTGAAGACCAAGAGTGGCGAATTGTAACAGGCGGTGATCCAAAGAACAC TCCTTGGTCATATCACAATGCAGGTTCATGGCCTACGTTGCTCTGGCAG CTGACAGTGGCATGCATAAAGATGGACAGACCGGAGATTGCAGAGAAAGCAGTGAAAATTGCAGAGCAACGTATATCAAGAGACAGATGGCCTGAATATTACGACACAAAGGGAGCAAGATTTATAGGTAAACAGGCACGATTGTTTCAGACATGGTCTATAGCAGGTTATCTGGTGGCCAAACTACTCCTTGACCAACCTAACAAGGCAAAGATCCTAATCAATGAAGAGGACTCGGAGCTTGTTGATGCGTTCTCTTCTCTTAGTGCTAACTCACGGGGTAGGAAACGATCCAGAAAAGGATTTAAAAAGAGTTACATTATCTGA
- the LOC110785875 gene encoding uncharacterized protein, with protein sequence MQALYSNTRVPLAPTVNSHLCHSTHFLSPKQNYPFAQTSFPSPFSPQNLNFTKNSSLRIVIPIIKASSSASSPMASSATPSSPETKPFSVLFVCLGNICRSPAAEGVFRDLIKKRGLDSDFNIDSAGTIGYHEGNPADSRMRSTAKRRGIEITSISRPIRPSDFRDFDLILAMDKSNRADILEALDKWKQRNNLPPDADKKVKLMCSYCKKHDETEVPDPYYGGQQGFEKVIDLLEDACESLLETILTESRPA encoded by the exons ATGCAGGCCTTGTACAGTAACACAAGAGTACCATTAGCACCAACTGTAAATTCCCATCTTTGCCATTccactcattttctctctcctaaacaaAACTACCCTTTTGCACAAACTTCATTCCCATCTCCATTTTCTCCTCAAAATCTCAACTTTACCAAAAATTCTTCACTTAGAATTGTAATACCCATAATCAAAGCTTCTTCTTCAGCATCTTCACCAATGGCGTCCTCTGCAACTCCTTCATCGCCAGAAACCAAGCCATTCTCTGTCCTCTTTGTTTGTTTGGGGAATATTTGCAGAAGCCCAGCTGCTGAAGGGGTTTTCAGAGATTTGATTAAGAAAAGAGGGCTTGATTCTGATTTCAACATTGATTCTGCTGGTACAATTGGTTATCATGAG GGTAATCCAGCTGACTCAAGAATGCGGTCAACTGCAAAGAGGCGTGGGATTGAGATTACTTCAATATCTAGGCCGATTCGGCCTTCTGATTTTAGGGATTTTGATCTTATTCTTGCAATGGATAAGTCTAATAGAG CTGACATACTGGAGGCACTTGATAAATGGAAACAAAGGAATAACCTCCCACCCGATGCTGATAAAAAG GTTAAGCTAATGTGCTCTTATTGCAAGAAACACGACGAAACAGAAGTTCCGGACCCCTATTATGGTGGACAGCAAGGCTTTGAAAAG GTTATAGATCTTCTTGAAGATGCTTGCGAGTCCCTGTTGGAAACCATACTAACAGAGAGCCGCCCGGCTTGA
- the LOC110785876 gene encoding serine/threonine-protein kinase D6PKL2, producing the protein MIASKMDTLAGNCEIVEVEEEFNLNDKVKKHYMSRQGRVYSIEDDINQLFDSVNIKTSIKGKALQRSSMKRPMRTNSPQALGIGISETVNLKKALRGLSLSQASEMAALKKRTQKPRGSSGISDVGQSNRLHKTVVVQAKESSLPTSEGKRSLVEISFPGKVMANLSETIPEFVEVTSPGSSNQTRNPSTLFTQTEVTKMKMVKVPSQDKIVPLASEAISEKSSTEQVQKNKPKLLGSLQGMRTIKNVLEVDELGIAGSDKDQSQTDVLDRESCRGSGGIGEKFKNTRSSRPRLKQVFWNKTLVKRKVKAESEFISCKSHATTGIVNTDDPRTRELIGKASNICLKDEAKTNVKITPASNSESGLDTRVNQVFVAKVNDVPGDEIGKAGGRSRSGEKGEFSQSSKSSIGEFSSSTSEESSTSGSSRCCSRPHMSKDTRWEAVHCVQKQHGFLSLRHFKLLKRLGSGDIGTVYLAELVGTKCLFALKVMDNEFLSRRKKLVRAETERDILQMLDHPFLPTLYAHFTTDKLSCLVIEYCSGGDLHAIRQKQQKRCFSEHAARFYVAEVLLALEYLHMLGIVYRDLKPENILVREDGHIMLSDFDLSLRCVVNPMLFKSSSPIIEPAKKISSGMCSESSCIDPFCLQPSWQMSCFTPRLLTATSKTRKLKSDQALQFSPLPQLVAEPTEARSNSFVGTHEYLAPEIVKGDGHGSAVDWWTYGIFLYELLYGKTPFKGSSNEETLAHVVSQPLKFPDTPLVSFHAKDLIRGLLNKQPQNRLGFVRGAAEIKQHPFFEGLNWALIRCAVPPERPRFRDVGKGLFSSKKDSKNSLGVESSELIEFELF; encoded by the exons ATGATTGCATCAAAGATGGATACTTTGGCTGGCAATTGCGAAATTGTAGAGGTCGAGGAAGAATTTAATTTGAATGACAAAGTGAAAAAGCATTACATGTCTAGGCAAGGACGTGTTTATTCCATTGAAGATGACATCAATCAGCTATTCGACTCTGTCAATATTAAGACTTCAATAAAAGGGAAAGCTTTACAAAGGAGTTCTATGAAACGGCCCATGAGGACTAATTCTCCGCAAGCATTGGGTATTGGAATTTCAGAAACAGTAAATCTGAAGAAGGCACTGAGAGGATTAAGTCTCTCACAAGCATCGGAGATGGCTGCCTTGAAAAAACGGACTCAGAAACCAAGAGGTTCATCTGGGATTTCAGATGTGGGACAAAGTAACCGGTTACATAAGACAGTAGTAGTCCAAGCAAAGGAATCTAGTCTACCAACAAGCGAAGGCAAAAGAAGTCTTGTCGAGATCTCTTTTCCTGGTAAAGTTATGGCCAATCTCTCTGAGACAATACCTGAATTCGTCGAAGTAACTTCTCCGGGTTCATCAAATCAGACTCGCAACCCTTCCACTCTGTTTACTCAGACAGAAGTGACAAAGATGAAGATGGTCAAAGTACCATCACAGGATAAGATTGTTCCTTTGGCATCAGAAGCCATAAGTGAAAAGTCTAGTACAGAGCAGGTTCAGAAAAATAAGCCTAAGTTGCTGGGATCTTTACAGGGAATGCGTACTATTAAGAATGTTTTAGAGGTAGATGAATTAGGTATTGCTGGTTCAGATAAGGATCAGAGTCAGACAGACGTGTTGGATAGAGAGTCGTGTCGAGGTAGTGGTGGCATTGGTGAGAAATTTAAGAATACAAGAAGTAGCAGACCGCGATTAAAGCAAGTATTTTGGAACAAGACTTTAGTTAAGAGGAAAGTAAAGGCAGAATCTGAATTTATCTCTTGCAAATCTCATGCAACTACAGGAATTGTTAATACAGACGACCCCAGGACTAGGGAGCTGATTGGTAAAGCAAGCAACATTTGTTTGAAGGATGAGGCTAAAACAAATGTGAAAATAACTCCAGCGTCTAATAGTGAAAGTGGTCTTGATACAAGAGTGAATCAGGTATTTGTTGCAAAAGTTAATGACGTTCCGGGTGATGAAATTGGTAAAGCTGGTGGAAGATCAAGATCCGGGGAGAAGGGGGAGTTCTCTCAAAGTTCGAAAAGTAGTATCGGTGAGTTTAGCAGTAGCACAAGTGAAGAGAGCAGTACAAGCGGGTCTAGCCGTTGTTGTAGCAGGCCACATATGTCAAAAGACACAAGATGGGAAGCTGTTCACTGTGTCCAGAAGCAGCATGGATTCTTGAGTTTGAGACATTTTAAGCTGCTGAAGCGGCTTGGTTCTGGGGACATTGGAACTGTCTATCTTGCAGAGCTAGTGGGCACAAAGTGCCTGTTTGCTTTGAAAGTGATGGATAATGAATTTTTATCTCGGAGGAAAAAGTTGGTTCGAGCCGAAACAGAAAGAGATATCCTGCAAATGTTGGATCACCCTTTTCTTCCTACATTGTATGCCCATTTTACAACAGATAAGCTTTCATGCTTGGTTATTGAGTATTGTTCTGGTGGGGATTTACATGCTATCCGGCAGAAGCAACAGAAGAGGTGTTTCTCAGAACATGCGGCTAG GTTTTATGTCGCGGAAGTTCTCCTGGCATTGGAGTACCTTCACATGCTTGGAATTGTGTATCGGGACTTAAAGCCTGAAAATATCCTGGTTCGAGAAGATGGGCATATAATGCTATCTGATTTTGACTTGTCTCTCAGATGTGTTGTCAACCCAATGCTCTTCAAATCCTCTTCACCCATTATTGAGCCTGCAAAGAAGATATCTTCGGGTATGTGCTCTGAATCTAGCTGCATTGATCCATTTTGCCTCCAACCATCTTGGCAGATGTCATGCTTTACCCCGAGGCTTTTAACTGCTACATCTAAAACCCGGAAGCTCAAATCCGACCAAGCTCTTCAGTTTAGTCCATTGCCACAGCTTGTAGCAGAACCAACTGAAGCTCGCTCCAATTCCTTTGTTGGGACTCATGAATACTTGGCTCCCGAGATTGTCAAAGGAGATGGTCATGGGAGTGCTGTTGATTGGTGGACATATGGGATATTCTTATACGAGCTTTTATACGGTAAGACACCATTCAAAGGATCAAGTAATGAAGAGACGTTAGCCCATGTGGTATCACAGCCCCTCAAATTCCCAGACACCCCTTTAGTTAGCTTCCATGCCAAGGATTTGATTAGAGGGCTGTTAAATAAACAACCACAGAATCGTCTGGGATTTGTCAGAGGGGCTGCTGAAATAAAGCAACACCCTTTTTTCGAAGGCTTAAACTGGGCTTTGATACGCTGTGCTGTACCACCAGAACGACCTAGGTTCCGTGATGTTGGTAAGGGTCTCTTTTCAAGCAAGAAAGATTCTAAAAACTCTTTGGGAGTTGAGAGCAGCGAGCTTATTGAGTTTGAGCTATTTTAG
- the LOC110785878 gene encoding 40S ribosomal protein S3a, translating into MAVGKNKRISKGKKGGKKKASDPFAKKDWYDVKAPSIFNTRSVCKTLVTRTQGTKIASEGLKHRVFEISLADLQNDEDQFFRKIRLRAEDVQGRNVLTNFWGMDFTTDKLRSLVRKWQTLIEAHVDVKTTDNFTLRMFCIAFTKRRPNQVKRTTYAQSSQIRQIRRKMREIMVNQASSCDLKELVAKFIPESIGKEIEKATMGIYPLQNVYIRKVKILKAPKFDLGKLMEVHGDYSEDVGVKLDRPAEEAVVEGEATEVVGA; encoded by the exons ATGGCCGTCGG GAAGAACAAGAGGATTTCCAAAGGAAAGAAGGGAGGCAAGAAGAAGGC GTCCGATCCATTTGCCAAGAAGGATTGGTATGACGTCAAGGCACCTTCAATCTTCAACACCAGGAGTGTTTGCAAAACCCTAGTTACCCGTACTCAGGGTACCAAG ATTGCATCTGAGGGACTTAAGCATAGAGTTTTTGAGATCTCATTGGCTGATCTTCAAAACGACGAGGATCAATTCTTCAGGAAGATCCGTCTGAGAGCAGAGGATGTTCAGGGCCGTAATGTGCTCACTAACTTCTGG GGTATGGACTTCACAACCGATAAGTTGAGGTCCTTGGTTAGAAAGTGGCAGACTTTGATCGAAGCTCATGTTGACGTCAAGACCACTGACAACTTTACCCTACGTATGTTTTGCATTGCATTCACCAAGAGGCGTCCCAACCAGGTGAAGAGGACCACCTATGCTCAGTCGAGCCAGATCCGCCAG ATCCGCCGTAAGATGCGTGAGATCATGGTCAACCAGGCTAGCTCTTGTGATCTTAAGGAACTTGTTGCAAAGTTCATCCCGGAATCTATTGGAAAGGAGATTGAGAAGGCCACCATGGGCATCTACCCACTTCAAAATGTGTACATCAGGAAGGTCAAGATCCTCAAGGCACCGAAGTTTGATCTTGGAAAATTGATGGAG GTTCACGGTGACTACTCTGAGGATGTAGGTGTAAAATTAGACAGGCCAGCTGAGGAAGCCGTTGTTGAGGGTGAGGCCACAGAAGTTGTTGGTGCCTAA